GTATATCTGGCGGGAACATTTTGAGAACATGGCGAAAGAAGCGATTCGTGCAGAGTTTGTTCTCTCTGCGTTCAAAGGGTTAACGCGAAGCGCTCTGTTGTGGGGAAATTGTTAACCAATTGAAAATATGGCTTTGTTTCGAATTGATGCGAAGTGGTTAAAAAATATACAGGCCGTGCTGCGATTTTGGGCAGACTGTTTCCAAATGGTTTATGAGCTGCCACGAGATCTTGTGTCTGTCACGCTATTGTCATCTATATCGAGATAGAACAATATAGGAACATGTGAAAGTCGTCGATTCGGGCATGATTCGTTCCAGACTCGTTCTTTTCGTTAATATTGGTGCGGTTGCGCGGCTTTGGGTTGAATGTTGCAAGGATGTCGTGGCCGACGGGAAAAAGAGCAAGTGGTCCGATTGTTGCTTGCAAGCATGAAGCCGCTTTTGAGATAAGAAGAGCACGAACAGGCATCCGCCATTGTGTGAAAGATTTCGCACATTCGAAGAAAGACACCAGAGACGAGCCGACCTTGATGAGATGCCGGCTCTCAGACAGGCCATCGGCACGTCCATGACCAAGAAGAAACATACCGATTCCCCTTTTGCCTCGCTGGCCGGGTTGGCGGACAGCCTGAAGGGTGAGGCCGAGGCGAAGGCGCGCGCCGAGGCTGAAGACCGTTTGCGGGTCAAGCGGGCCGAGACTATCGCCGCAGGGCGGCCCGATGCCTTTGCGGGAATTGAAGCAGAGCTGATGCGCCGTGCGCAAGATCAAGGTCTGCCGGATGAGCGTGCATCGCGGCCCAAAACCGATCAGCCTTTTGCGGGCGCGCATCTCAAAGACAAGCCTTCTGCCGATGAGCCTTCCATGGAAGCGCAAATGGCCGCGCTGCTGAGCGCCAGCGATCCTGTTGTTGAGGATCGTCAGGCAGCCCCACGCACAAAACCGAAAGCCAAGTTCAAATCCAAGGCGGCCCCGAAAGCCAAAAGGTCTGCGGACCAAGGTGCGCGGGCGCATATCCATCGGTTGAGCGAACAGGCGCCCGGCTGGGCGGACAATGTGGGTTTTGAGAGACGGGGCAATCCGGCTCTCGGGCATGTTCATGCGATTCTCGGGCCGACCAATACGGGCAAGACCCATATGGCGATTGAGCGGATGGTGGCCCATTCGTCGGGTATCATCGGGTTGCCGTTGCGGCTGCTGGCGCGGGAGGTCTATGGCAAGCTGGTGGCCAAGGTCGGGCCTGAGGCCGTCGCGCTGCATACGGGAGAAGAGCGGATCGTGCCGCAAGGGGCGCGCTATCATGTCTGCACTGTGGAAGCGATGCCTGCGCATGCCGATGTCGCCTTTGTCGCCATCGACGAGGTGCAGTTGGCGTCCGATTTCGAGCGCGGTCATGTCTTCACCGACCGTCTGTTGCATTTGCGCGGCCGCGAAGAAACCCTGTTGCTCGGCGCGGCGACGATGCAGCCGATGGTCGAGCAATTGCTGCCCGGAGCGACGATCACCAGCCGCCCGCGGATGTCGCAACTGACCTATGAGGGACAGAAGAAGCTGTCGCGTCTGCCGCGCCGGTCTGCGGTGGTGACTTTCTCGGTCAATGACGTCTATGCAATTGCCGAATTGGTTCGCCGCCAGAAGGGCGGCGCAGCGGTGGTGATGGGCAGTCTGTCTCCCCGCACCCGCAATGCGCAGGTCGAGCTGTTCCAGAATGGCGATGTGGACCATCTGATCGCGACGGATGCGATCGGCATGGGGCTCAATCTCGATGTGGATCATGTGGCCTTTGCGGCGGAGAAAAAGTTTGACGGCTTTCAGCATCGCCGCCTGACGGCTGCCGAGCTGGCGCAGATTGCCGGGCGAGCCGGGCGTCACACCCGCGACGGGACCTTCGGGGTCACGGGGCGGGTCAGCCCGTTCGAAGATGAATTGGTCGAGCAGCTTGAATGCCACGTCTTCCAGCCTGTCAAAATGCTGCAATGGCGCAATCGTATGTTGGATTTTTCCAGCTATGGCGATCTGATTGCCTCGCTGGAGGTCGCACCCAGCCAGCCGGGCCTGACCAAGGCCTTGCCCGCCAGTGATGTGCAGGCTCTTGAATTGCTTTACAAGGATCGCGACATTCAGCGGCGGACGGACAGCCCGGATTGTTTGCGATTGTTATGGGATGTCTGTCAGGTGCCGGACTATCGCAAGATTGCCCCGGCCAACCATGCAGAACTGATTGGCGTGCTGTTTCAGCAGCTCGAAGAACGGGGGACTTTGTCCAATGACTGGCTAACGGCACAGATTGCCTACGCGGATAGGATTGATGGCGATATTGACACACTCGCCAATAGAATTGCACATATCCGCACATGGACCTTTGTTGCCAATAAAAAGGGGTGGCTAGATGAACCCCTTTTGTGGCAAGAGAAAACCAGAGCCGTTGAGGACCGCTTGTCGGATGCCTTGCATGAGCGGCTCACCAAGCGCTTCATTGATAGGCGCACAAGTGTACTGATGAAACGTCTGAGAGAAAAAGCAATGCTCGAAGCGGAAATTACTCCTGCCGGTGACGTGCTGGTGGAAGGCCAGCATGTTGGTCAATTGCAAGGATTTCGCTTTGCGCCCGATGTGAGTGCTGAAGGCAATGATGCCAAAGCTATTCATGCCGCCGCGCAGAAAGTCCTTTCTGTCGAATTCGAAAACAGATCGGAGAAAATCGCTGGCGCAGCCAATGATCAGTTCTTGTTATCCGGGGATGGAATCCTTCGGTGGCAGGGTGCGCCGATTGCCAAGCTGGTGGCTGGCGATGTGGTCCTGAAGCCGCGCCTGATGGTGTTGGCTGATGAAGGTCTGAGCGGTGTCGCGCTGGAGAATGTCCAGTCGCGAATCAATCTTTGGTTGAGCAATCACATCAATCTGCTTTTGCAGCCTTTGGTGGATCTCTCGACAGTCGAGGAACTGGAAGGCATCGCCAAAGGGCTTGCGTTCCAACTCGTTGAAAATCTTGGTATTCTAGATCGTCGATCGGTCTCAGAAGATGTGCGTTCGCTCGATCAGGATGCCCGTGCCTCGTTGCGCAAGTTCGGTGTCAGGTTCGGTGCCTATCACATCTATATTCCGGCTCTTTTGAAGCCGGCACCAAGCACGATGCTGGTGATGATGTGGGCCCTTCACAATGGTGGTCTGGATCAGGAAGGCATTCAGGATGTGCCGGCTCTGTCGGCTTCCGGCCGTACCTCTATTCCGATCAATGAGGCGATTGCACCGCAGCTCTACAAAACCGTCGGCTTCGGTGTTTATGGCAAGCGCGCGGTACGAATCGACATTCTCGAGCGTCTGGCCGATCTCATTCGCCCGCTGCTCAGCTGGCGTCCAACCGAGGAAGCGCCCGAGCCGCCGGAAGGGGCTGTCGAGCGCGGTTTCACCGTGACGGTGGCCATGACCTCGCTGCTGGGATGTGCCGGGGAAGACTTCTCAACGATTCTCAAATCGCTTGGCTATCGGGTCGAGCGGCGCCGAATCGAGCCGGAGCAGCCAGCCGAAAAACCTGCCGAGACAGAGGCTGCCGCCCCGGTTGAAGGGGAAACCGCAGTCGCTGAAGCGGTGGATGCAGAGGACAAATCCGGGGACGCTTCTGCTGATGCAGACACTTCTCCACAGGAAGCTGCACCTGCTGACGCCGTTGTTGAAGCAGGGGCGGAAGAGGCGAAGGCTGAAGCCGATAGCGAGCCGGAAGAACAGTGGCTTGAAATCTGGCGTCCGGGTGGGCGTGGGGATCGCCGTCCACAACGCTCTGGTCAGCGCAACGCCAAGCCGGGTCAGAAAGACGCCCGTGGCAAAGGCGGCAAACGCGGTGGTCCGCGCAATCAGGATGGTGGCCAAAAAGGTCAGGATCGGTCGCGCAACAATGACAAGGGTCGCGGCAAGCCTCGCGATCAGACCTCGCGCAAACCGGAAAAAGTTGCGGATCCTGATTCCCCATTCGCGGCACTTGCTGCTCTGAAAGCAAATCTGGACAAGGGCAAATAGCCCTTGTTCGCGACTGCCATGGTGCCGCATGAGTGAGGCGACCTCCAAGCTCCGGATTGACAAGTGGCTGTGGTTTGCGCGTGTTGCCAAGACGCGCAGTCTGGCTGCTAAGCTTGTTACATCCGGCGCCGTGCGGCTCAACAAGGACAAGGTCAGTGCAGCCAGCCAGGCCGTCAAGGTGGGTGACGTGCTGACCATTGTTCGGGGCAATCTGGTGCTGGTCTACAAGGTTGAGGCGCTCGGTTCGCGTCGCGGCCCTGCCAGCGAAGCCCAGTTGCTGTTTGAAGACCTCTCTCCCAAACCCGTCAAATCGGATCAATCCGCAATGGATGTTGCCCCCGGTGCTGGTCAGCCGCGTCCGTCCAAGAAAGACAGGCGTGAATTGATGCGGCTCAAGCGCAGTTACGGCGATGAGTGACGGGCGTATCTAGAACTTTCGATAATAGGTATATTTTTTACCTGTTTTTTTCTGGCGATTTGTGTTTGATCAAGGAACCTGAATTCCAACGATTGTTTTCTCTTTTGGGCAGTCCATTTGCCGTGGGGGAAAATATGGCCCCGAAAGCAGCGGCTGTCGCAAAATGGTTCTGGTTTGCGGGCTCCATTTGCAATGAATAGCGCTTGAATCCCCGGGGTAAAAGCGATAGCAAATTGGGAATGAATTTATGGTCTGGTCGGCGTTGACCGATGGCTTGATCAGGCTTGCGGAAAAGGACTGGCGCTCGCGCCATATGTAAGCAAAAGGGATGCCTGCCCGTATCATCGCATGATGATTGGGCCTGGGATCGGCATCCAAATGCGGAGAAGGCAATGACCTATATCGTCCTGGATAATTGCATCAAGTGCAAATATACCGATTGTGTTGAAGTCTGTCCGGTCGATTGTTTTTACGAGGGTGAAAACTTCCTCGTTATTCATCCCGACGAGTGCATTGACTGTGGCGTATGCGAGCCGGAATGCCCGGCGGAAGCGATCAAGCCGGATACCGAGCCGGGCCTTGAAGACTGGCTCAAGATCAATGCGGAATATGCCGAGAAGTGGCCTAACATCACCGCCTCCAAGCCGCCGATGGCAGATGCGAAGAAGTGGGATGGTGTCGAGAACAAGCTGCAATATCTCTCCCCGAACCCGGGTGAAGGTGATTGAGCATTGCTGCCATGCAGTATAATGACAGCTGGTCCGGATGTGAAAAAGCGCATATCCGGGCCATTTTTTATGGTCGCAGAAAACTAATTTTATGCTGAGTCGATGCGGATTTTGGGTGATTTAACGGCAGAGATCTGCGGATTGTGTCATATCAATGAGGCTGCGCAGGCGCGATTTGGGCGCACCGTGAAAGTTTGATCACAATCAAATCTTGGAAATATAACAAAAATATGCTATTCTCCCGTAATCAGCTGATCAAGGAAGGTATGCAACACTCCTGTTCTGGGAGTTTTTTTATGCGCATTTAATGCTTCATGCAATGTTAAAGTGCGCAATACACACAGACGTGCCAAATTCAGTTCTGATGCACTGCAAAAGGATGCCCTTCTTCACTGGATCGATGATTTCTTGAAGTGGCGGCATTTTGCGTTTTGTGACCGAAAACGCGGGTTTCCGGTTTATTAAAGAGATTGGGGCGGGTAATGGATCCGCTCTCAAGCGACGCGGGAGTTTCTAGCGTATGGCCATCAAAAAAGCCACCCAACGTCAGGGCTTTAAAATCAACGAATTCATCGTCTATCCAGCTCACGGTGTGGGCCAAATTGTCAATATCGAAGAGCAGGAAGTCGCAGGTCTGAGCTTGGAGCTTTTCGTGATCAACTTCGAGCAAGACAAAATGACCTTGCGCGTTCCGATTGGCAAAGTCGCTTCTGTAGGCATGCGGAAGCTGTCCGATGAAGATGCTGTTGACAAGGCGCTGGTGACGGTGACAGGGCGCGCTCGTATCAAGCGCACCATGTGGAGCCGCCGCGCGCAGGAATATGAGGCAAAAATCAATTCCGGTGATCTGCAGTCAATCGCAGAAGTCGTGCGCGATCTGTATCGCTCCGACACCCAGCCGGAACAATCCTATTCCGAACGCCAGCTTTATGAGGCTGCTCTGGATCGTATGGCTCGTGAAGTGGCTGCGATTCGCAAGCTGTCCGGCACGGAAGCGGTTCAGTTGATCGAGAAGAATCTGGCCAAAGGGCCGCGCCGTGGCGCTGCCAAGACCGAGCAGGAAGAAGCTGCTGCCTGATTGTGTCCCTGATGGGATGACATTTAAAAACCCCGGTGAGCGCTGTTCACCGGGGTTTTTTATTTGTCCTTCAAAAGCCTTGTGCGGCTGTTGGTGACATTTGCATGCCTCGTGCCGAAAGTAGAGCGTTGGACTGCGGGCCGGTCCGAGGGCTGCAGGCCTTAGTTCAAGGAGCGGATCACTTTGATCTGTTGGCCACGTTTGAGGCGCGCCCCTGAATCGATGTCGTTGAGAATGCGAAACAGGCGTAATTTGTTCTCCGTGCCTTCCATGCGCTCCGCCACGCGTTGCGGGCTGTCTCCACCTCCTGCCGTGACAATATTGATGGTCAGGGGTTTGTAGGACTGCGCCTGCTGGAAGGAGAGGGTGCGGAAGCTGTTGACAGTTTCGGCGACCGCACTTTCATAGGCAGAGTTCGGATTTGTGGTGGCAAATACAAAGCGATAGGTGGCGGATTGGACCCGGATGATGGCGATCCGGAAGGTCCAGCCCTTGGCCTTGGCCGCAGCGAGTACTGCGGGTTGGCCATCAATCATCTGCTCGCGAATCGAACCGGTCAGCAGACCGGTGACCCAGCCGGACGTCAGATAGCTGGTCAGAGGCACGTCAGGGCTGACACTCACCCCATCAAAGCGCATCGCGGTGCCGTCCGGGGCCACCGCGAGCACCGCTTTGGTGGTGTTCTCCAGACGATAGCCCGTTGGCAGTGAGAAACGGATCCGCAGATGCGGGTGAATATAGGAGTTGCCGCGCACGAAGCCTTCATCCGGCGCGTCGCCAAACAGCATGCCGTCGATCGCTTCGAGATAGTCCTCGCGTTCACGTGCACCGACGCTCGGACCGCCGTAGCGTCTGGCGGTGAATATCGCGGTCTGGATGCGTTGGGGGGTGGTGGGGTGCGATGACAGGAAGTTGGCCTTCGGATCATTGTCGGCGCGGCCTGTGAGAAATTCTGCATACTGGCCCATCGTGCTGAGGAACCGGCTGGCCGCGAAGGGGTCAAGTCCTGCGCGAAAGGCGGTCTCGATGCCCTGCTTGTCGGCCTCGAGTTCCTGAACCTGCGAGAAGCTGGCCAGTGTCACCAGATTGCTGGTCTTGATCGATGCTTTGCGTGCATTGTCATCGCCGACCATGTTGTCCATCACCTTGGCGGTCAGCTCCGTATCCCGACGGGCTCTGGCGCGTTCCAGCGCATGGCGGGCTGTGACATGGGCCATTTCGTGGGCGAGGACTGCAGCCAGTTCAGACTTGTCATTGGCCAGAGCGATCAGGCCGCGTGTGACATAGAGATAGCCGCCGGGCAGGGCAAAGGCATTGACCGTCGGGCTGTTGAGAATGGTCACCCGATAAGGGCGATTGGGCTCGGTGGAGGCCGCAACGAGCCTGCCAACCAGCTTTGCCACCATCACTTCGAGGCGCGGATTGCTATAGACACCACCATAGGCCTTGACGATTTTGGGATGTTCCTTGCGGCCGATTTCCCGCTCGACGGCATCAATGGCCGAACTGTTGGCAGGGGCGACGCCGGAGATGCTCGGTTCGTTGCCGCTGGTCAATACGCTCTTGCAGCCAGCCAGCAGCATAAGGGTCGCGCCAAGGATGGCAGCGTTTCTAAGACGGGTCAGGCGCTGTTTGCTCAAATATTCGTCCCCACATCAATTCTCAGAGCAATTCGTTTGAAGGTCTGGACCATTCAGCTTGCTTTTATCCTTTGCTTGCATCCGCCCGGCTCACCTGGGTGGCTTTTCCTGCCACAGTTG
This DNA window, taken from Cohaesibacter intestini, encodes the following:
- a CDS encoding helicase-related protein, encoding MTKKKHTDSPFASLAGLADSLKGEAEAKARAEAEDRLRVKRAETIAAGRPDAFAGIEAELMRRAQDQGLPDERASRPKTDQPFAGAHLKDKPSADEPSMEAQMAALLSASDPVVEDRQAAPRTKPKAKFKSKAAPKAKRSADQGARAHIHRLSEQAPGWADNVGFERRGNPALGHVHAILGPTNTGKTHMAIERMVAHSSGIIGLPLRLLAREVYGKLVAKVGPEAVALHTGEERIVPQGARYHVCTVEAMPAHADVAFVAIDEVQLASDFERGHVFTDRLLHLRGREETLLLGAATMQPMVEQLLPGATITSRPRMSQLTYEGQKKLSRLPRRSAVVTFSVNDVYAIAELVRRQKGGAAVVMGSLSPRTRNAQVELFQNGDVDHLIATDAIGMGLNLDVDHVAFAAEKKFDGFQHRRLTAAELAQIAGRAGRHTRDGTFGVTGRVSPFEDELVEQLECHVFQPVKMLQWRNRMLDFSSYGDLIASLEVAPSQPGLTKALPASDVQALELLYKDRDIQRRTDSPDCLRLLWDVCQVPDYRKIAPANHAELIGVLFQQLEERGTLSNDWLTAQIAYADRIDGDIDTLANRIAHIRTWTFVANKKGWLDEPLLWQEKTRAVEDRLSDALHERLTKRFIDRRTSVLMKRLREKAMLEAEITPAGDVLVEGQHVGQLQGFRFAPDVSAEGNDAKAIHAAAQKVLSVEFENRSEKIAGAANDQFLLSGDGILRWQGAPIAKLVAGDVVLKPRLMVLADEGLSGVALENVQSRINLWLSNHINLLLQPLVDLSTVEELEGIAKGLAFQLVENLGILDRRSVSEDVRSLDQDARASLRKFGVRFGAYHIYIPALLKPAPSTMLVMMWALHNGGLDQEGIQDVPALSASGRTSIPINEAIAPQLYKTVGFGVYGKRAVRIDILERLADLIRPLLSWRPTEEAPEPPEGAVERGFTVTVAMTSLLGCAGEDFSTILKSLGYRVERRRIEPEQPAEKPAETEAAAPVEGETAVAEAVDAEDKSGDASADADTSPQEAAPADAVVEAGAEEAKAEADSEPEEQWLEIWRPGGRGDRRPQRSGQRNAKPGQKDARGKGGKRGGPRNQDGGQKGQDRSRNNDKGRGKPRDQTSRKPEKVADPDSPFAALAALKANLDKGK
- a CDS encoding RNA-binding S4 domain-containing protein, with the protein product MSEATSKLRIDKWLWFARVAKTRSLAAKLVTSGAVRLNKDKVSAASQAVKVGDVLTIVRGNLVLVYKVEALGSRRGPASEAQLLFEDLSPKPVKSDQSAMDVAPGAGQPRPSKKDRRELMRLKRSYGDE
- the fdxA gene encoding ferredoxin FdxA, which gives rise to MTYIVLDNCIKCKYTDCVEVCPVDCFYEGENFLVIHPDECIDCGVCEPECPAEAIKPDTEPGLEDWLKINAEYAEKWPNITASKPPMADAKKWDGVENKLQYLSPNPGEGD
- a CDS encoding CarD family transcriptional regulator; protein product: MAIKKATQRQGFKINEFIVYPAHGVGQIVNIEEQEVAGLSLELFVINFEQDKMTLRVPIGKVASVGMRKLSDEDAVDKALVTVTGRARIKRTMWSRRAQEYEAKINSGDLQSIAEVVRDLYRSDTQPEQSYSERQLYEAALDRMAREVAAIRKLSGTEAVQLIEKNLAKGPRRGAAKTEQEEAAA
- a CDS encoding M48 family metalloprotease, whose translation is MSKQRLTRLRNAAILGATLMLLAGCKSVLTSGNEPSISGVAPANSSAIDAVEREIGRKEHPKIVKAYGGVYSNPRLEVMVAKLVGRLVAASTEPNRPYRVTILNSPTVNAFALPGGYLYVTRGLIALANDKSELAAVLAHEMAHVTARHALERARARRDTELTAKVMDNMVGDDNARKASIKTSNLVTLASFSQVQELEADKQGIETAFRAGLDPFAASRFLSTMGQYAEFLTGRADNDPKANFLSSHPTTPQRIQTAIFTARRYGGPSVGAREREDYLEAIDGMLFGDAPDEGFVRGNSYIHPHLRIRFSLPTGYRLENTTKAVLAVAPDGTAMRFDGVSVSPDVPLTSYLTSGWVTGLLTGSIREQMIDGQPAVLAAAKAKGWTFRIAIIRVQSATYRFVFATTNPNSAYESAVAETVNSFRTLSFQQAQSYKPLTINIVTAGGGDSPQRVAERMEGTENKLRLFRILNDIDSGARLKRGQQIKVIRSLN